The DNA window AGCTAGTGCCGGAGCCGGCGCACCTTTTATCGAGCACTTAACTACACAGTTGCCTTATGCTTTGCTGGTGGCTTTTTCGGCCGGTGTGGGTATTTTGGTGGCCGGTTTTACTTTAAACCCTATTATTTCTTTTATGGTAGCTTTAGTGGTTTTTGGTGCATCCTTTTTTATACTTACCGAACAGCGGGCTCGCCTGCACCGCAAAGAATAATGAAAAAGCCCTCTCCATTGTAAAAAATTAATAAGCAAAAAACCCCTTGCCGAAGCAGGGGGTTTCTTACATCTTACATACCACAGAAAGGAGTCTACTTTTTTATGGATAAGGAAAGTAAACTACTCTCGGGCGGAAGGATTCGAACCTCCGGGATGACTGGATCAAAACCAGTTGACTTACCACTTGTCGACGCCCGAAAAAAGAGTAACTTTTAAAGGTAAATTACAGCTCATCATCGTAATGGTTAGCACTAATCTGCCCTTCTGTTTTAGTATACTCCGAAATAATAAGTTGTTGCAAGTGCCCCCTAAAATCGGTACTAATAGGGTGCGCTACATCTTTATAATCGCCTTTTTTAGTTTTGCGGCTAGGCATAGCAATAAAAATACCATCTTTACCCTCTATAACCTTAACATTATGCACCACAAAAGCATCATCAAAAGTTACTGTAACATAAGCCTTTAACTTACCAGTAACACTTACATTACGCACCCTAATGTCGGTAACATTCATATAGTAAAACTCCTTTGTTTTTAATAAAACCCAATTTGCGTATTAATACAGTATAGGGCATTTTGTAAAAATAGCAAGGTTAAAGTTGTTAAGTTTTGCAGTTTTTTATCCAAAAAATAGCTACACAAAAATTAAGTACAAAGTGATAAAAGCGGTCAATTAATGGGGAAAGTTTTTTGGTCTTTGCTATAGAAGTCAAGGAATAAGCTGACAAAGGGAATTCTTTCATCAGCTTATTCTTTGTCATTTAAAAACTTTTTAACCTCACTTATCAGCTTATCGCCTTCCCCATACAGCCTTTTGGCTTTGGGTAAGGCATTTAACAAATTGCTGCCGTAATTTTTGGTAAGCACACGTTTATCAATAATAAACACCGCCCCATAGTCGCCGCCTTTACGGATAAGCCGGCCAAAACCTTGCTTTAACTTAATGGCCGCTTCCGGTAATTGCAGCTCGTTAAAGGCACGCAGTCCCTGCCGCTCAAGATGTTCGGCTTTGGCTTCGGCCAGCGGTGCGGTGGGCGGATAAAAAGGCAAGCGGCAAATTATTACCGTTTTAAGGGCGATATTGTCAATATCAACACCTTCCCAAAAACTGTCGGTACCTAGTAAAACGGCTTTACCGCTGGTCTCAAATTGTTTAATCAGTTTGCCTCTATCGGCATCGCCTTGACAAAGCAATAAAATACCGGCTGCTTCTAAATCATTTTGAATCGCGGCCGCCACATCGCGCAGCAATTTATAGCTGGTAAAAAGCACAAGACCGCGCCCCTGTGTGGCGGTAAACAAATTAAGTA is part of the Spirochaetaceae bacterium genome and encodes:
- the spoVG gene encoding septation regulator SpoVG, translating into MNVTDIRVRNVSVTGKLKAYVTVTFDDAFVVHNVKVIEGKDGIFIAMPSRKTKKGDYKDVAHPISTDFRGHLQQLIISEYTKTEGQISANHYDDEL